From a single Arachis hypogaea cultivar Tifrunner chromosome 3, arahy.Tifrunner.gnm2.J5K5, whole genome shotgun sequence genomic region:
- the LOC112785548 gene encoding dolichol kinase EVAN: MSTTTSSSSFLNGERAVVLFFIAHILFSLPFSLLLSHGVPLSLLALAASFVEISYDAAASSSSLFRTRRGASSGILLGTVTLPALLLSKLTQLSRGFSLAQVSFQEIHYITLQYWATSATSFVVLVFLSLFLLHRTPLSRKDWGLGFGLCFLFLQASLCFLALASTSSQSGLQLTFKLSWVLGHGLAAVMLIQHFLGTFPSCASIGEALLVTAGIVLYFGDMLLLTVMRLCGLLMSSDLVTAEFETSRSEIGIIIQGLLLGLLLYPIPFKYLLRVWEWSTNTASAESRRYSEIRRSVIFISLFVLVMVGIVPLWMQFVHEFHLHPILWVLSFVLSDSFKRLSLCIYWVCVICLSVLYVYDISKNSRVERILLRKYYHLLAVLMFVPALILQPEFLDLGFGAALAVFLTLEIIRIWRIWPLGQPIHQFMNAFTDHRDSDFLIVSHFSLLLGCALPIWLSSGYNDRPLTPFAGILSLGIGDTMASLIGHKYGVLRWSKTGKKTIEGTTAGITSVLASCWLLLLLLASSGYIFTQHWFSLLLSVTVSGLLEAYTAQLDNAFIPLFFYSLLCL; the protein is encoded by the exons ATGTCAACGACGACGTCGTCGTCGTCGTTTCTTAATGGCGAGAGAGCCGTTGTGCTATTCTTCATCGCTCATATactcttctctctccctttctctctcttacTCTCCCATGGCGTCCCTCTTTCTCTCCTTGCCCTCGCAGCCTCCTTCGTTGAGATCAGCTACGACGctgccgcttcttcttcttccctcttccgCACCAG ACGCGGTGCTTCTTCCGGAATCCTCCTCGGCACCGTGACTCTCCCTGCTCTTCTACTCTCCAAGTTGACGCAATTATCAAGAGGATTCTCATTGGCACAAGTTAGTTTTCAAG AGATTCACTATATAACATTGCAATACTGGGCAACATCTGCCACCAGCTTCGTGGTGCTCGTGTTCCTCAGTTTGTTTCTGTTACACCGCACTCCTCTTTCGCGTAAggattggggtttagggtttggctTGTGCTTCTTATTCTTGCAAGCTTCGCTGTGCTTTCTGGCACTTGCTTCTACCTCCTCCCAAAGTG GTTTGCAACTTACATTCAAGCTGTCATGGGTCCTTGGTCATGGATTGGCAGCAGTGATGCTAATTCAGCATTTTCTTGGAACTTTTCCATCTTGTGCTTCGATTG GGGAAGCACTTTTGGTGACAGCTGGTATTGTTCTCTATTTTGGTGACATGCTGTTGCTTACTGTTATGAGG CTATGTGGACTATTGATGTCATCAGATTTGGTCACTGCAGAGTTTGAAACTAGTCGAAGTGAGATAGGCATTATAATTCAG GGACTGCTGCTTGGCCTTCTGCTATATCCAATACCTTTCAAATATCTTCTTCGTGTATGGGAATGGTCCACAAATACAGCTTCTGCTGAGTCAAGAAGATACAGTGAGATTCGGAGATCAGTTATTTTCATTTCTCTCTTTGTATTGGTCATGGTTGGCATTGTACCACTATGGATGCAGTTTGTGCATGAATTTCATCTGCATCCTATTCTCTG GGTACTATCGTTTGTTTTATCAGATTCATTCAAAAGACTATCATTGTGTATCTATTGGGTTTGTGTAATATGTCTTTCTGTGTTATATGTCTATGACATCTCCAAGAACAGTAGGGTTGAGAGAATTCTTCTGCGGAAATACTACCATCTATTGGCTGTCTTGATGTTTGTACCTGCTCTTATCTTACAG CCAGAGTTTCTTGATCTGGGCTTTGGTGCAGCTCTGGCAGTTTTCTTGACATTAGAAATTATTCGA ATATGGAGAATCTGGCCTTTGGGACAACCAATCCATCAGTTTATGAATGCCTTCACTGATCACCGGGATTCTGATTTTCTAATTGTCAG CCACTTCTCACTTTTACTGGGATGTGCACTTCCTATTTGGTTGTCTTCTGGTTACAATGATCGACCCCTTACTCCTTTTGCGGGAATATTGAGTCTAGGAATTGGAGATACAATG GCATCATTAATTGGGCACAAGTATGGTGTTCTAAGATGGAGTAAAACTGGCA AGAAAACAATTGAAGGTACTACAGCTGGTATCACGTCTGTTCTAGCTTCTTGCTGGTTACTCCTTCTGTTGTTAGCATCAAGTGGATACATTTTCACCCAG CATTGGTTCTCGCTGCTTCTATCTGTGACTGTTAGTGGTTTGTTGGAGGCATACACAGCACAACTTGACAATGCATTCATACCACTATTTTTCTATAGCCTTCTATGCTTGTAG